The sequence CGCATACTGAATATGGAGCCAATATAGATCTCTGGTGTCTACAGCAAAACAAATTGTTTAAATGTCATGACATAAAAGGATTTATGATGTTTATTGCATAGCACCCAGTCGCTTAAAACAGTAGATCATTAGAATGTAGAATTGTAGCCTAGTCTAAAGATTATGCAGCAAAATGTGTATTTTGCCTAGGCCTAATTAAATTAGCGTTAGACAAGCTCAACGTTATTATCTACGTGGATATCAGTTTTaggcatttctttttttcttaacTGTCATTTGAAAATCATAATTTGTTTTTGTAAGACTAACATATTTTCGTTTAGTCTATTCCAAGAATGTCTATTTGACCTACAAACATTTTCTTTCATGTTACACTGTAGGCTAGCTGAGCATTTTATCAACTTCTATGGGCTAGCCTCAAGTGCAGCACCTGTCATTTAGTTACAAATCATGAAACACTCTCAGCAATAAAAATGAGAGGACTTTAAACGTTCAGTCCAGGCTAAAAATTTCAGCTTGAAAAATCGGAACATCAATAGATTAGCCTACATGTAATAACTGGTTGACACTTCACCAACCCTCTTGAGAGCCTAACGGTTACATATCCACTAGCGTGCAGAGaataaaattatttaaataaattCTCTACGTTTGTAATTAATGCAGGATTTGGAATTTGTTAAATTTCTTAATAAAGATAGACAGATTACAAATACCAGTCATCCGAAGCAATTCAGTCCTTTGCAACGAAATCTTCGATATTCCAAATAAGTTGATGGCGCCTGAACCACCTGCTTTGCGCGCGCGCTCCACCATGAAGTAAAATTCGTCACAATTTTTTGAGCCATTGTTGTGGTTTATTTGTCACGACCGCCTTACTCAAAACTAAAATAAGGCTTAGTTCATTTTGCAGTCAACAAATGATCCGTTGTTGTGGTTCCCCTGGTGCAAATAAAGAGGATACAAATAAACCAAACAATTGAAAACGCAAAAATTGTGCCTAGCCTACCCTTTCTGGCGCGTACTGGCCACCATTTAGTTTTTATCTGAGTCTAAAAGTTGTAGTGGTTTCTTGTGTTATTAAAGAGCCGACATTCAACCACGAACGGGAAGGAAGAGGAAATTTTGTACAAGAAGGAAAGAGTGGGGACCTGCATCACCGCCTTGCCTCTCTCACTCAGCAAACACAAAGCTGCTAACCCCAGCAGTGGGTGGCTGCGGACTATCATCTCATTTTCAGATTCGACAATAAAACCATCAAACGCCTACCTTAATTGTACAATCCATTGCAGTTTTCGTTTAGTCTTTTTTGCTCATGAAGTTGGTTTTAGTTAAGCACTCAATAAGTAATacccttttttgaaaccttACTGAAGCGCATCGGGTGTCTGCACAGGCGCATTTACTCTTCAGTGCAAACCATTGCAACAATTTTCGCTTAGACCATAACCGGATGACAACGGTTTTTTTGCTCTCCATTCTAAAATTGGGAAGTGAAGTCACACTAAGCACCAAGGCTTGGTTCCTATTGGTGAAACATTAAAATTGTAATTTATTCTTAAAATGTAGAAGATATAAAAatgtctttttgtttttcttctgttGGCAGTTTTATCCAAGTAATATCATGGATTCTTTTTACTCCAAGTTGCCTTTCCCTTTCATCTTAAACGAGTTTACTCAGATAGGCCTATTGACAGTTAAAATTTGATGAGATCGTAATTATTGGAGACATCTTCAATAATTTTCAGAATTTTGCggggtttttttttcataacGGTGAAGAATGCTGTGGACAAAATAGTAGGCTTAGGCTATTAGGCGCCCACTCCCCTTAGAAATGCTTTACTGGGAAAACAGTGGAAATACCCCTTAAAACCCTTTAAACAGAAGGACAGAACCACAAAAACCGCACACTGGCATGAAACCCTTTAAATTCAAACGAACTATCGAGCTGCATGTTGACAACTGATGTCTTACAAAATAGCCTGTTTGTCACAATCTAATGGCAGCACGATTCCAAAAATCACCTTCTTGCTCGTACAAGTTTCACCTTGGCTTCGTGACACGGCGTGAAAGTAAACTTAACGGTGATGGCATTTTAAGAGGACAGTCATCCGTCCATGACAGCAGGACAGGTCCAACACCCAATCCATAAATTCTACCTCAATGAGTTTAGGTTACTAATGAGTGTATGGTCATCTACCGCTGGGTGCTTGTGTAACTTGACCCAAGTTGTGTTCTCTTCAACGCACGGCCTTCTCAATCACGactcctgtctctctcacacaatctGAGAACACTTTTCCAGATGTAGGGCTCTGTTTTCTCTAGGGCGGAGGAAAGCGGCCCAGAAGGTGTTTGTTTATGCAGGGCCCTCGGGCCGCTCTTATCTGCGCAAGCCACTCACGCCGTGATTTCAGACCTCCCCTACGAGCCGTTTTACAGGCTATTGTTCTCTATAAATGGTTTTAAAGATAGACTCAGAGTCTAAACTAAAAACCTCATTAGTTTGTGAAACAAAAACTGATTGATCAGGTTTCCCGCCCTCCATTGGCTTAATCTGCTGATGCTTAGGCTATTCTTGTAAGATAGTGCCATCAATGCGCAACAGTGTGTCCATGTCTAACCAGTGAAGCCTGGCTGATCACTGAATTTCTAGGGTATGGTGGTTTTGAAAGCAGACCAAATTATTgaatatatagcctacattaattAGGCCTacctaaatataggctacttccgCCTCTGATGAAATAAACAGCTGCTTCTTCTTCATTCCCAATTCCCAAATCATTCTAGACGAATTGTCATTGGTTAATGGGAGCACTGTATTAATCTATTACATTTATGTAACGAAGATATAAAATCAGATTGTTCTGAATTGTAGCCTAATGATCTGGGTCTTCAGTATTTGAGATAGGCCAGCATAAAATATTATAATATTCGTTTTGCTATTCTATTGCAAGCCAAATAATGCAGTCTTTGGCTCATTGACTATTTTTTCATGagtatgtatgaatgaatgaacccccccccccttgtatTCGTGACTTATACCTGACGTCACGGCCCGTTAAGCGACATGTTTTGGGGCACTACTGGTCACGAAGCACAGCGCATTCTTCtcggggtggggagggggtggatACGCCCCTGCACGGCTGCCTCTTTAAAACGGGCCCGAGTCGGACagcaacagacaacacataTAAACCTCTGCACTCCTCCGTGGAAAGCATATCAGGCCATCTGAACAACAGGAATTAAGCATATCCAAGGAGCAGTTCAAGATCATTCAAAACTCAAACGGTAGgcattatttaatttttttttttttcttcttcttcttctttttaaaATTATCCTATTTATTTGCTAAATATGATTGCTGGTAAACATGACAATAAAGTTTTAAAAAGAGGGAAGAAACAGTGTATTTGGAAATGGGCCCCACTGAAGCTAAATGCATTGTTCAGCCCTTGGATGGCGGATTTGTCCAGACCAGTTAGGCAACATCAGAGATAGAATTATTAATGATATACATTTATCTAGATATGTAGCCTATACttcaatataggctatatttacatttttgtttgcttgtttgtttgttttgaagaTGGAGATGTACCAAGCTGGATATTATACTGAAGATTTCAGAACACAGGAAGTCCCTGCTGGTTTTGATTTTGGATCATATGGTAAGTCCATTCCCCTGATTCTCCATTTATTTTATTCACAGCAGCAGCCACTGGTGTCATAATAAGATATGTGTGTGATTTTCTGATGTATAGTCAAATAGTAAAATAATCCTTGTACCACAGTCAGTCAGTAGAAGCAGCCAGATGTTGTTTTCCACCGATTTCTGCACTATTTTTGCCCAATTTCCGTTCACTCTGTACAAAACATTTCCTATGGCCTTCAACCTAACCATGCAGTCCATGACAACCCCTGTCAGTTCCCAAAATCTGGACCTTGACTTCTTGTTCATCCAGCAGATTCACAGTTTCAGCTCAGGGAAATGGGGGTGTCAGGGTGTGTTTAGTGATTTTGAAATGTCTGAATGGGGCTGGTTGAAGCGAAGGGTGGGCAGGTTAAAGATACActcgttttttttctctctctctttcgctccctccctcttttcctaATCCTTTCCTCCAGACTTCCTCCCCAAACAGATTTAGcacccctctccacccccctcaTCAGCGCTGGGACGCACTCCCATCGCCTGCGTTTCCTCCCCACTtccagactaacacacacaatcacaggggGGAGAGTGGGTCGCCAACAGCCTAAACAGACCAAACTGCCCCTGAAAAGGAGTTGGCTGTGCTTGACCCAAGTGCTCTCCTCTAATAGGTTGCCACCCTTGATTGAGTGTAAGGGGCTGTATCCTATGATAGCACATCTGTGGACATGGGTGTCACCCAGTGTTAAGAATCTGTCCACAGAGGGGCTTTGCCCAACACCTGTGCTGTACTCACTCTCATGACTAACCCTGCCCACTGTGCTCCTATGCCCCTAGACTGCAGTGGTGAAGACCTGTCCTTTCTATTAGACAGCAAGGGACCAGGGCAGCTGCAGTACACGGACACGTATGGAGAACCTCACAAAGACCTGCAGACGTTTGATGCAAAAGGTAGAGGCCACAGTCAGCTCCTTAAAGCACTTACAGTGGGTTCACAAACCACTCATAAACATAGCGTACTTATTGCTCAAACACAACATTGCTTAGATTTCCTGTTGAGAAAGTATTTTCTTCGCCCACACACAGGTAACTCTAATGGATCGGGCCTTCTCAACTTGGATGCCTACCCAGAATTCAATTCCTGGATGTCATCTTACACCAGCAGTGagtattgtttttttcccccaacaaCTCAGGAGATTCTTTATTCCACTAGCATGACATTATGAGCAATCTATAGTCTTGCACACAGTTTCAGAGTCAGAGATCATTGGGGAGGTGTCATACGTCATTTCTGTTGTTTCCAAAGCGCCAGAGGCTGTTAATTCTGAGCAGCCCCAAGCTGGGTACCAGGACTCCACCTCCACGTTCCAAAGCTTCACACCGCTGTGTACCCCCACCCAAAATGGGGCTTTTGCTGCTGGCTTGAAGGACGTGACTAGCCTCTACAACCCTGAAAAAGAGACGAGTCATGGAGGAGCAGCAGGAACGGTCAATCTGGATCACCTCGGTGAGTCCCACGCACTGGCTGTATAGCTGTAGTCTTGTGTtaattacattaaaaaaaatctaactgaccattgtgtttttgtttgaggAAGCAAATGGAAAtacaacatacattttttttttcaaacacaattaactggtttattttttcttttttttaaaacaacatGTAAGCAGTAACAATACAGTAACAATGACATTTCTATTTGTTGAATACAGAGAGTTTAACACCTGCtgaagtcaaattccttgtatatgtcagtatacttggccaataaACTGATAAAACTGTTTCTTATTCTGATCAGTAGTTAATAAGAAATGACATATTTATATGGATTttatataattaataattaCATGGATGTATATGTATCCAAAGCAGGTGACCCAGTGAGGAACTATGGTCTCTACGAAACAGATGTCCAAGGAAGGCCCTCGCAATACTGGGCTGCGTACTCCCCTCCCAGCTACTGCGCACCCGTATCTAACCACACTCCATCTTGTGGATCCCCTGCTGCACTCCAGCCCTCAGAGCCATACTGCCCCCGTGTGGTCAAACGCAGAAGTGGACCCTCACAAAGACTGGAGAAGGATGGCGAGGTGGCAGGAATGTCAGCGTATCCTGGTGAGGCTCCAGTCCAGACTTTCATCAATGCAGCAGTTCTAGTTCACCTTTAAGTGGACTTTTAAATCTATCAAAGACTTTTTCAAAGTTGACTTATGTCGCTCTCCATCTTTTTCAGGCTCGGGGCCGATTCAGTTGTGGCAGTTCTTACTGGAACTCCTTTTGGATTCAGCCTGTCGCACGTTCATCTGCTGGACAGGAGACGGCTGGGAGTTTAAGATGTCCGACCCTGCAGAGGTCAGTTTGACTTCTCTTCTCCAGATAGCTTGctggtgtaaatgtgtgtgtgtgtgtgtgtgtgtaggatataTTCATATTGTGTAGGTCCATGTTTGTTCCTATGTCACATAGCACTAGCTGTTCTCCTGAGTAGTTATTTTGCTCATCCTGACTCTTCCTACCCACCTCTGTCCGTCACAGGTGGCCAAGCGTTGGGGCCAGTGCAAAAACAAACCCAAAATGAACTACGAGAAGCTGAGCCGAGGCCTTCGCTACTACTACCACAAAAACATCATCCACAAAACCGCCGGCAAGCGCTACGTCTACCGCTTTGTCTGCGATGTGCAAGGCATGCTGGGAAGGACAGCCAGGGAGGTGCTAGCCAGTTTAAACGTCACCCCACTGAACGCGCCATCACCCAGCCAGGCTCTAGGGGCCCCGTCAGTAAAACAGGAGAAAAGCACAGAGGCCTGGACTCATTAACGCAACAAATCACACTCATAGACTCATAAGCGCTTCACAACAACTCGTCAAGCAGAACTGTGATCCTTCAGAACTGTGATCGGTGGGGTCCGCGACCAATAATTGTTCTGGACACGTGAATGTTCTCTCTGACCTAAAATGTAGCAACAGCCATGACCTCACTGTGATTACATCATTCCTTAAACAAACATCCAGCTGATTTGTGTTTTGGTCCTTAATGCTCTTCAGACTGTGACAGTGTGGCACTTGTGATTATGAGCACAATGTAAATGTTTCCTGGTATGAGTgaggtttttattttttatctttccaTACCTGTAGAATAGAGGCGCTTATGGTCACAGTCAAACAAACATTAATTACAAACGTGTTGCTATACTAGGATTTGGTGTAATTTGATATTCACAGAGGTGTGAACTATGACctgtttatttcattacctACCTCTCTTGCTTGAAATAAAGGCATCCATTATTTGAGGGAAGCCAATGCTAGCTATTTCATCATGAGAAAATGTTTCCCATCTGAGATATACTTTGTAAAACCGAAATGTTTGTAAATAAAGTGTACATAGATTTGAATATTTCTGTTGTATTTTGTTGAGTTTTTAGTAGTGTGGAATTTTAGAAGACATAAAATACTGAAATTGCATGGTATTGCCATGTTGTAATAGAAGTCGAGTGAGATTTTCTGTGGGTAACACTATACATACTCTGTTATATTAATGGATTACCAGATGATGACCTGTCATTTATAAAGCTGTATATTAAATGGACAGTAAGCAATCGTATGCAATTTCAAGGTGAGATACCTCTCTGgtctgttttgtttggtccttgattaaaatataatgtacactGTTTtgaacaaaagcatctgctaagcaACATAAACATAATGTAACGTCATGCGCAATCgatgactgcacctttaagggcATATGTTTCAGTGGATAGGTATGTTATTCTCCAAACATTA is a genomic window of Alosa sapidissima isolate fAloSap1 chromosome 10, fAloSap1.pri, whole genome shotgun sequence containing:
- the LOC121721399 gene encoding ETS1-related protein isoform X3, with protein sequence MEMYQAGYYTEDFRTQEVPAGFDFGSYDSKGPGQLQYTDTYGEPHKDLQTFDAKGNSNGSGLLNLDAYPEFNSWMSSYTSTPEAVNSEQPQAGYQDSTSTFQSFTPLCTPTQNGAFAAGLKDVTSLYNPEKETSHGGAAGTVNLDHLAGDPVRNYGLYETDVQGRPSQYWAAYSPPSYCAPVSNHTPSCGSPAALQPSEPYCPRVVKRRSGPSQRLEKDGEVAGMSAYPGSGPIQLWQFLLELLLDSACRTFICWTGDGWEFKMSDPAEVAKRWGQCKNKPKMNYEKLSRGLRYYYHKNIIHKTAGKRYVYRFVCDVQGMLGRTAREVLASLNVTPLNAPSPSQALGAPSVKQEKSTEAWTH
- the LOC121721399 gene encoding ETS1-related protein isoform X2, with translation MEMYQAGYYTEDFRTQEVPAGFDFGSYDCSGEDLSFLLDSKGPGQLQYTDTYGEPHKDLQTFDAKGNSNGSGLLNLDAYPEFNSWMSSYTSTPEAVNSEQPQAGYQDSTSTFQSFTPLCTPTQNGAFAAGLKDVTSLYNPEKETSHGGAAGTVNLDHLGDPVRNYGLYETDVQGRPSQYWAAYSPPSYCAPVSNHTPSCGSPAALQPSEPYCPRVVKRRSGPSQRLEKDGEVAGMSAYPGSGPIQLWQFLLELLLDSACRTFICWTGDGWEFKMSDPAEVAKRWGQCKNKPKMNYEKLSRGLRYYYHKNIIHKTAGKRYVYRFVCDVQGMLGRTAREVLASLNVTPLNAPSPSQALGAPSVKQEKSTEAWTH
- the LOC121721399 gene encoding ETS1-related protein isoform X1; amino-acid sequence: MEMYQAGYYTEDFRTQEVPAGFDFGSYDCSGEDLSFLLDSKGPGQLQYTDTYGEPHKDLQTFDAKGNSNGSGLLNLDAYPEFNSWMSSYTSTPEAVNSEQPQAGYQDSTSTFQSFTPLCTPTQNGAFAAGLKDVTSLYNPEKETSHGGAAGTVNLDHLAGDPVRNYGLYETDVQGRPSQYWAAYSPPSYCAPVSNHTPSCGSPAALQPSEPYCPRVVKRRSGPSQRLEKDGEVAGMSAYPGSGPIQLWQFLLELLLDSACRTFICWTGDGWEFKMSDPAEVAKRWGQCKNKPKMNYEKLSRGLRYYYHKNIIHKTAGKRYVYRFVCDVQGMLGRTAREVLASLNVTPLNAPSPSQALGAPSVKQEKSTEAWTH